From one Onychomys torridus chromosome 12, mOncTor1.1, whole genome shotgun sequence genomic stretch:
- the LOC118593990 gene encoding carbonyl reductase [NADPH] 1 — protein sequence MSSCSRVALVTGGNKGIGFAITRDLCRKFSGDVVLTARDEARGKAAVQQLQAEGLSPRFHQLDIDDLQSIRALRDFLRKEYGGLDVLVNNAGIAFKVADPTPFHVQAEVTMKTNFFGTRDVCTELLPLVKPQGRVVNVSSMVSLRALKNCSPELQQKFRSETITEEELVGLMNKFVEDTKKGVHNKEGWPNSAYGVTKIGVTVLSRIHARKLSEQRRGDKILLNACCPGWVRTDMAGPKATKSPEEGAETPVYLALLPPDAEGPHGQFVQEKKVQQW from the exons ATGTCGTCCTGCAGCCGCGTGGCGCTGGTGACCGGGGGTAACAAGGGCATCGGCTTCGCCATCACGCGTGACCTCTGTCGGAAGTTCTCGGGGGACGTGGTGCTCACGGCGCGGGACGAGGCGCGGGGCAAGGCGGCGGTGCAGCAGCTGCAGGCGGAGGGCCTGAGCCCGCGCTTCCACCAACTGGACATCGATGACCTGCAGAGCATCCGCGCCCTGCGCGACTTTCTGCGCAAGGAGTACGGGGGCCTGGACGTGCTGGTCAACAACGCGGGCATCGCCTTCAAGG TTGCTGACCCAACCCCCTTCCACGTTCAAGCAGAAGTGACCATGAAAACGAACTTTTTTGGTACCCGAGATGTCTGCACTGAGCTCCTGCCTCTCGTAAAACCCCAAG GCAGAGTGGTGAACGTGTCGAGCATGGTGAGCCTCAGGGCCCTGAAAAATTGCAGCCCAGAGCTGCAGCAGAAGTTTCGAAGTGAGACCATCACCGAGGAGGAGCTGGTGGGGCTCATGAACAAGTTTGTGGAAGACACAAAAAAAGGAGTGCATAATAAAGAAGGCTGGCCGAACAGTGCCTATGGGGTGACCAAGATCGGGGTGACAGTCCTGTCCAGAATCCACGCCCGGAAACTCAGCGAGCAGAGGAGAGGGGACAAGATCCTCCTCAATGCCTGTTGCCCCGGGTGGGTGAGAACCGACATGGCAGGACCAAAAGCCACCAAAAGCCCAGAAGAAGGAGCAGAGACCCCCGTGTACTTGGCCCTTTTGCCGCCAGATGCAGAGGGACCTCACGGGCAGTTTGTTCAGGAGAAAAAAGTTCAACAGTGGTGA